The Carassius auratus strain Wakin chromosome 7, ASM336829v1, whole genome shotgun sequence genome contains the following window.
GAGTGAAACAAAAAGAGTATGTAGACTATTAATAATAGTCTTGACTGAGATTAGAAGATTTTTAAAAGAACTGGGGAAGTGAAAGAATGTGTAGCTttacagattaaataataaatgtgcaCATATCGCATAAAAGGTCTAGCTAAAAttatccaaaaaaacaaacaaactgtgttTTCATTACTTTTGGGTGGGTttttttgagtcagttttggaatagaatttctttgtttctttttagatCTGGCAACCCTGCATAAGATTAACCTGTGTCTTCTTTGTAAAAATGCACAGTGTGTATCCAGTAAAGTGAGATGTAGTAAGAGACACTGTAGGAGAGTTCTCACAATTTCCTGTTGTCTTGCAGCCTCGGCCTGCTCTTCCAAGTGAAGTTCCTCACGGACGCGCTCCATCTTCTCACGCTCTCTTTTCTCCATCTCGATCTGCTCAGAGAGCTTAACAAGAAGGAATGAAAGAACACATTAATACCTGAATCTTGAGTACATAATGGCACAGAGGGTGAGCTGTCATGTACCATTTTGTGCAGGGTTTCTTTGGCCTGTTCTCGCTCTCTAACTTTGGCCATCCTGTCCTCCTCCTTCCTCTGCTGGTATTGGGCAAACTCAATGATGCGCCTGTTCTCCGCCTCCACCTTTGCTCGCTCTAAATGTCTCCACTCTGCTTGCTGCTTTTTAAAATCTTCAATGTATCTCTTAGTGGCCACCACTTTCTCAAGTCGTAACTGAAGCTCCCTGTAAATTAAGCTTGTCAGTTTCAAACCATCCTAAAACCATTTAACCAGCTAATCTAAAAGAGGTTATGTTGTCAGCTTTCTCCAGAATTTCTAAAAATGAAGTAGAAAACATAATACTCAGGAAAACGTGAAAACAAAGAACACACTTACCTCTGGTCTTCCTCATAGATCTTCCGCACTATTTCGTCCACCATGAGTTTCTCTTTAAGAAACTCTTCATAGGCTTCCTGTCTCTTGCGCTCCTTCTCCTCAAGCTGCCGCTCAAGTTCTTGTTGGTACCGCACTACCTCCTCATACTTCTTCTGCTCCTGCTTCTCTTTCTCAATCTCTGCAAGCTCATGCTCGTCCTTCATCTTACGGGCAACAGCTGCCTCTTGTCGCTGGTAAGATGTAAATTCACAATAAGCAAAACCACAAAATAAGAGACTCAAATGTCAGACACATATTTGCAGATCACACTGTTACCACTGTCTCATATCGCATGGCTTCCTTTTCTGCCATCTGTGCTGCCCGTTCTCTGTTCGTGTAGGCAGACTTGAGCTTTAACTCCAGCTCTCGAAGCTCAACGCTGCCAATAAAAAAACAGAGCTTAATAAATGTTAAACCTATAAAAACATTATGCAGTGCTATAGTGCAATCAAGCTCTCCGGTCTCTTACCTGTTCTCTTTAATGTACTGCCTCATCTTCTCATCTCGGAGTTTCTCATTATTAATTCTGGCAAGCTCCTTGGCCATCCTCTCTTCCTGTTCAAGCTGCCTCTCTCTGAACTGTCTGTCCGCTTCTGCCTACAACATACATTTtgcatctattttatttatattttaaaataaaaatggtaatgttacatatacattatatgttTTGATTTAGAATAGACTGTATTCAGTGTATGTTCTGAAATGCATGGATGTTCTTAAAGGtatgttcatatttttgtatggcagaaaaaaaaataaacagtaggGCAGAGCTAATGGGGATcctaacaaataaacaaaatacgaATAATGTAAAACGATCAGAATAAAATCAACCTTGAGAAGTGATTCCTCCATTTGTTTGCCGTACTCTTCATCTTGCATTTTGCGCAGGAAGCGCTTTTTCTCGATTCTGTCTTCGCACTGGATGTTGGCTTGCAGTTGCTTGTCTTTGGCGATGTGTTTGCTTTGATTCTCACGCATTTCCTCCTGTTTGCGGTGCTCCAGCAGCATCTTCTGATGGTGGCTGTGAGAGATGTTGCGCTGCTGGCTCGTGAAAGACTGCAAAAAGACGGTTTCCCGTAAGTACAATACAACATCGCATCGTAGCATCTGCAACGATTAACGTTACCTAGTTCGTTGAATTTAGTTACTCATATCTGCATTATTCTTACCATTCTTCAGGTGTACTGGAGGTTGTGGATCAGGTCCGTCGACTTTGTGATATAAATGCTTTTGTTTCTAACTAAACAAAGTGGGAAACGCCAGCCACACTCAGTTGTTTGTGAGCCGTTGTCCTAGAAACGCCGGGCTTTCCACCTGTTAATAAAGACGAATATTATTGGCCAGCGCAACTCTTGCAGTACTAATAAAGTGCAACATGTTCCGGAAGCAAATATTCCCATTTATTTTCTCTAAAATAGATATACAACGTAGTGGTAGTAACAATGAAGCATGTGAAAACTTACAATTTATTAACCATTGTCCATTGCTTCGCAAAATGAGTCATTGTTTAGAAGCACTCTAAACGCGAAACTCTAGTGACGCCTGGTGGTCAGAATTATAGATATGAATGATGCAAATGGAatgtagaagaagaagaagaaaaacatgcaATGTTTTCTTGAATctctattaaatgcaattaaatcttttggacaatataaaatacaaagtagaaaatttataaaactgaacgtaactttttcagaaactatcaaaaatatgtcattacaaaagaagaaaaacacaatgaaaattaaaaatttaacaggctcttcaaatatgcttcattctttgttaatgtttttcaaagatttgttttcgctaatcgtggatctgaattcattgccacagattgCCACAAACTTCTCGTgtgggcgggcttaacagtgatctactctgattggatagtgagcttttgatggacaggtgctctctgacagTTATTCCCATGTATCTTTTAGTAAGCAACTAAAGTAGCAACAGAGGTGATAAACTGAGAGGCTGTGTTTGTGTTGCAGTTACACATTTAGCAAATGTAAAAACAGGACAGATCTATTGCAGATGATCTCAGACATACTGATGCATATTAATTTGAATACATAACAGTCTCGTCAGAATTTTGCACATATGTTGTTTGTTAAGTTTGATATTATTAGGGACCCCAGCAAGAAGCAGCATTGCAGtgaatgtgagaaaaaaagtattaaaaagccATAGGGCGAAGTCTAGCAATATTTCTGATAAATGATAAGGAAGTTTTACATTGCACATGTGGGTCAAAAGACAAATTAAAGTCAAATATAactcttaattttttatatatctgtTCAAAAGTCCAAAACAGAAACATCCGTGTATAAATTAGCAAACCGCAGCTTTACGGAGCCAATGAACATAACCGAAGTCTTATCAATATTACGTTTGGTTCATCTAAGTTTTTATCTTAGAAATACAGTGTGAGAGAAAAGAAACATCCACATTTTGACCTGTGAATATACTGTAGTGAGAATAAATTTAGTGAATAGAGTGAATATAAATCCGACTACTCATTTCACCCTCTGATTTCTGTTTTATGGacaaaatataatcttttgtgttccacacaagAGATGAAGTCACATAGGGTTCTAATAATATAGTCATTAAATAAGTCATATAGGTCAGTTAATGATTACAGTACAATTTATTGTTCTGAAGCCTCAAAAGGTTGTCCATTGACAGGAATGGGTCTGATGGTTATCAGATTCCTaagaaaatggaaatgtttttgttgttgattacAATAAGCATACTGTAAACAGCTGCAAGATTTAGTTACTTATAAATCAGCCCTTGATAAGAAAAggatttaaatacagtatttccTTAAGCCACTTTAAAAATTAAGGACACACAAAACCATTTAGCCCTGCTGTATAGAAATGGTAAGTTATTATGCAAGGTTTGCAAgttttcagtgtgtgtttaaatcatgaaaaattttcttcttttgtttgcaGAATGTCTATCTTATGAAAATATTTCTCAGTCTCTCACTGAGTTTATGGTTGTGTGATGCTAAATCAAGTAAgtttcattttaagatttaacTAAAACAATTTATCTTAAGAAccttaagatattgatttcacaatatattacattatgacctacttaaacaaaaaaaaaatgttagtttgttttaaatgttttttctacAGTGGGAGCTATGTATGTAATACAAGAAGCAGAAGCACCATGTATTAACATCAGTGATACCAACAGCAACCATGAGCTTGAAAAACTTCTGGACAGAATTAAATATGTTGCTCGAAGCTGCAAAGAAATCCGTGACAAGTATCATGTTTATGATGGTACAatcttttctatttatttttgctatcttAAGCaccaaactgcatttatttgacccagGAATACCTCTGTTCATTCAGACGGCCTGTACTATCTGATCTCATCAAGAGGGGTCCTTTACCAGACGTTCTGTGATATGACCACTGCCGGCGGCGGCTGGACGCTGGTGGCCAGTGTTCATGAAAACAACATGCATGGAAAGTGTACTGTTGGTGATCGCTGGTCTAGTCAGCAAGGCAGCGACCCAAAACGTCCTGATGGTGACGGGACATGGGCAAACAGAGTCACATTTGGAGCTGCCGAAGCGGCCACAAGTGATGATTATAAggtattttttattgca
Protein-coding sequences here:
- the mns1 gene encoding meiosis-specific nuclear structural protein 1, producing the protein MSFTSQQRNISHSHHQKMLLEHRKQEEMRENQSKHIAKDKQLQANIQCEDRIEKKRFLRKMQDEEYGKQMEESLLKAEADRQFRERQLEQEERMAKELARINNEKLRDEKMRQYIKENSVELRELELKLKSAYTNRERAAQMAEKEAMRYETVRQEAAVARKMKDEHELAEIEKEKQEQKKYEEVVRYQQELERQLEEKERKRQEAYEEFLKEKLMVDEIVRKIYEEDQRELQLRLEKVVATKRYIEDFKKQQAEWRHLERAKVEAENRRIIEFAQYQQRKEEDRMAKVREREQAKETLHKMLSEQIEMEKREREKMERVREELHLEEQAEAARQQEIEEMEKRIRQRLELQQTCQEMMAFKQLRIQAEKEEEKTFRQMMMAKFAEDDRIEQMNAQKRRMKQLEHKRAVEKLLEERRQQYLAEQEREEEERAMEKEREAQRRKIIEEERQRLLKQHATKLLGYLPKGIFKEDDLEHFDEDFRNNFKQRQADIFSDEGWGDDSL